A region from the Ammospiza caudacuta isolate bAmmCau1 chromosome 4, bAmmCau1.pri, whole genome shotgun sequence genome encodes:
- the ATP10D gene encoding phospholipid-transporting ATPase VD translates to MADPIRWARYRWQRLISTEGRECSSNNSSTKCYQSSKTTGKHRIVIPCLGHFKEEYEKVSKLYMNNKIRTTRYTLLNFLPRNLFEQFHRIANLYFLFLAVLNWVPLVEAFQKEITMLPLIGVLTIIAVKDGLEDYSRYKMDKQINNLVTKVYSRKEKKYTDECWKNVNVGDFVRLSRNEIIPADMVLLYSSDPDGICYIETAGLDGETNLKQRQVVRGYSEQVSEIDPEEFSSRIECESPNNDLNRFRGFVEHSNMDRVGLSKENLLLRGCTVRNTEAVVGIVVYAGHETKAMLNNSGPHYKRSKLERKVNTDILWCVLLLLLMCLTGAVGHGLWLSRYSEIPFFNIPRPDGKSNPPALAGFYMFWTMIILLQVLIPVSLYVSIEIVKLGQIYLIQNDIDFYHEKTDSSIQCRALNIAEDLGQIQYIFSDKTGTLTENKMVFRRCSIAGQEYCHEENAKRLESYQEIDSEDEDSADCHCGSSTPTSKCQGHNCRAVCEPLKRKSLNQLSSSYSAFKRQDEAGDIPNSGHMAFSSPIETDVVPDTQLLEKFSQISFHSYQQSEEASSELSLETMYITDFFLALAICNTVVVSGPNQTRQKMRLSSLSRMPIKSLEEIRQMFQRFSVWRLSSSPLPSVKESSSESLNTFVRKLSIFRMKLASPTLDGDTQRISEPHAIDSPENSQVPGEIHLENVAAGGEPNHAVSSIELSPTPKLCYEAESPDEAALVHAAKAYKCVLQSRTPDQVTVEFAGLGPLTFQLLHILPFDSLRKRMSVVVRHPVSNQVVVYTKGADSVMMDLLRSASEVHSNNSEIEEKIKERTQQHLDDYARRGLRTLCIAKKVMSDAEYAEWLNHRFLAETNIDNREDLLLESAMRLETKLTLLGATGIEDRLQEGVPDTIQALRKAGIKIWMLTGDKRETAVNIAYACKLLEPEDRIFTLISQTRDACALVMSKILEDIQKNASVKKNHSEKLGNVSASPSTQAQGFNSGLVIDGRTLEHVLHDSLQNIFLELTEKCRAVVCCQATPLQKSVLVQLVRNKLKAMTLAVGDGANDVSMIQVADTGVGISGQEGMQAVMASDFAISQFRHLRKLLLVHGHWCYRRLTNMVLYFFYKNVTYVNLLFWYQFFCGFSGTSMTDYWILILFNLLFTSVPPIIYGVLDKDVSAEILMELPQLYTMSQKSVAYLPSAFWITLLDAFYQSLVCFFVPYFTYCGSDIDIFSFGNPINTAALFIMLLHLLIECKSVTWIHAVVIVGSILFYFVFTLAVGATYKTHNPQSDFYWIMEKHMTDPVFYLVCLLTTCIALLPRYLIRVLQGTLFPSPVLRAKCLVRLSPKEQRKEIKRWKDECNVNYRVELQPTSVPSSSAEGAVSEEERTDSVLPASKTPFQTCSRDRLLKNTSFLPDIQDESGSTSGLNSEETEFTKGK, encoded by the exons ATGGCAGATCCCATCCGCTGGGCCCGATACCGATGGCAGCGACTGATATCAACAGAGGGCAGAGAGTGCAGCAGCAACAATTCAAGTACCAAGTGCTATCAATCATCAAAAACTACTGGCAAACATAGGATAGTGATACCCTGTTTGGGACATTTTAAGGAAGAGTATGAAAAAGTATCAAAACTGTACATGAACAACAAAATACGAACTACTAGGTATACTTTATTGAATTTTTTACCACGGAATTTATTTGAACAATTTCACAG AATTGCCAATTTATATTTCCTATTTCTGGCTGTCCTAAATTGGGTTCCTCTAGTTGAAGCTTTccaaaaagaaattacaatGCTACCTCTGATTGGGGTTCTGACAATTATTGCAGTGAAGGATGGTCTGGAAGATTATTCAAGGTACAAAATGGATAAACAGATAAACAACTTAGTAACCAAAGTATATAGCAG gaaagagaagaaatacaCAGATGAGTGCTGGAAGAATGTCAATGTTGGGGACTTTGTCCGGCTTTCACGCAATGAAATCATTCCTGCTGACATGGTGCTGTTATATTCCAGTGACCCAGATGGGATCTGTTATATTGAAACTGCAGGCCTTGATGGAGAAACCAATCTAAAGCAGAGACAGGTGGTGAGAGGATATTCAGAGCAG GTCTCTGAAATTGATCCAGAAGAATTTTCCAGTAGAATAGAGTGTGAAAGTCCTAACAATGACCTCAATCGTTTCCGAGGCTTCGT tgagCATTCAAACATGGACCGAGTGGGTCTCAGCAAGGAAAACTTACTGCTCCGAGGATGCACAGTAAGAAACACAGAAGCTGTGGTAGGCATAGTGGTATATGCAG GTCATGAAACCAAAGCTATGCTGAATAACAGCGGCCCTCATTACAAGCGTAGTAAATtggaaagaaaagtgaacaCTGATATTCTTTGGTGTGTTCTGCTCCTACTTTTGATGTGTTTAACTGGTGCAGTAG gtCATGGACTTTGGTTAAGTAGGTATTCGGAAATACCTTTTTTTAACATCCCCAGGCCAGATGGGAAATCAAATCCTCCAGCATTAGCAGGCTTCTATATGTTCTGGACAATGATAATTTTGTTACAG GTCTTGATCCCTGTTTCTCTCTATGTTTCAATTGAAATTGTCAAATTGGGACAAATTTATTTAATACAGAATGACATTGATTTTTACCATGAGAAAACAGACTCAAGTATTCAGTGTCGAGCACTAAATATTGCTGAAGACCTTGGCCAGATTCAGTATATTTTCTCTGACAAGACTGGAACCCTCACTGAAAATAAGATGGTTTTTCGGAGATGCAGCATTGCAGGACAGGAGTATTGCCATGAGGAAAATG CAAAGAGGTTGGAATCCTATCAAGAGATTGATTCAGAGGATGAGGATTCAGCTGATTGTCACTGTGGCTCTTCAACCCCTACATCAAAATGTCAGGGGCacaactgcagagctgtgtgtgaacCTTTGAAGAGAAAGTCTTTGAACCAGTTATCTAGTAGTTACTCTGCATTCAAAAGGCAAGATGAAGCAGGTGATATTCCCAACTCAGGACACATGGCTTTCAGCAGTCCCATA GAAACAGATGTTGTACCAGACACACAACTGCTGGAGAAGTTCAGtcaaatttcttttcattcctATCAACAATCAGAAGAAGCTAGCAGCGAGTTATCTTTGGAGACAATGTATATCACTGATTTCTTTCTTGCTCTGGCAATCTGTAATACTGTTGTAGTCTCAGGCCCCAATCAGACACGTCAGAAG ATGAGACTCTCTTCACTGAGTAGGATGCCTATTAAATCACTTGAGGAAATCAGGCAAATGTTCCAGAGGTTTTCAGTGTGGAGACTAAGTTCTTCTCCACTTCCAAGTGTAAAGGAGTCATCATCCGAGAGCCTCAATACTTTTGTGAGAAAACTGTCTATTTTTAGAATGAAACTGGCTTCACCTACTTTGGATGGAGATACTCAAAGGATTTCTGAACCTCACGCTATTGACAGCCCAGAAAATTCTCAAGTGCCTGGAGAAATCCATCTAGAGAATGTAGCTGCTGGTGGTGAACCCAACCATGCTGTGTCATCTATTGAATTATCTCCCACACCAAAACTTTGTTATGAAGCTGAGAGTCCAGATGAAGCTGCCTTGGTTCATGCTGCTAAGGCTTATAAATGTGTTTTACAGTCTAGGACTCCAGATCAAGTAACTGTGGAGTTTGCAGGTCTGGGGCCTTTAACGTTTCAGCTTTTGCATATCCTGCCTTTTGATTCACTGCGGAAAAGGATGTCAGTGGTGGTTCGGCATCCAGTCTCCAACCAAGTGGTGGTGTACACAAAAGGTGCAGACTCAGTCATGATGGATTTGTTGAGAAGTGCATCTGAAG TACATAGTAATAATTCTGAAATTGAAGAGAAGATTAAAGAAAGAACTCAGCAGCATTTGGATGATTATGCCAGAAGAGGACTGCGCACTCTGTGTATTGCTAAGAAG GTGATGAGTGATGCAGAATATGCTGAGTGGTTAAATCATCGTTTTTTAGCAGAAACCAACATTGACAATAGGGAGGACCTGCTGCTTGAGTCTGCCATGAGGCTTGAGACCAAACTAACTTTGCTTG GTGCCACTGGCATTGAAGATCGCCTGCAGGAGGGTGTTCCAGACACAATACAGGCATTGCGGAAAGCTGGAATAAAAATATGGATGTTGACAGGTGACAAGAGAGAGACAGCTGTCAACATTGCCTATGCTTGTAAACTGCTGGAACCAGAGGACAGAATCTTCACTCTTATATCACAGACTAGG GATGCCTGTGCCTTGGTAATGAGCAAAATTTTAGAAGATATCCAGAAGAATGCTTCTgtcaaaaaaaaccacagtgaGAAACTTGGAAATGTCTCTGCAAGTCCCTCCACCCAAGCTCAAGGGTTCAATTCGGGCCTGGTTATTGATGGAAGGACTTTAGAGCATGTCCTTCATGACAGcctacagaatattttcttggaACTCACAGAAAAATGTCGGGCTGTAGTCTGTTGCCAAGCCACACCACTGCAGAAGAGTGTCCTGGTTCAACTGGTGCGAAATAAGCTAAAGGCAATGACGTTAGCTGTAG GTGATGGTGCCAATGATGTCAGTATGATCCAGGTGGCTGACACTGGTGTGGGAATATCTGGCCAGGAAGGCATGCAG GCTGTGATGGCAAGTGACTTTGCAATCTCTCAGTTTAGACACCTCAGGAAGCTGCTGCTTGTCCATGGTCACTGGTGTTATAGGAGACTTACCAACATGGTGCTTTACTTCTTCTACAAGAATGTG ACCTATGTGAATCTCCTGTTTTGGTACCAGTTTTTCTGCGGGTTTTCAGGCACTTCAATGACTGACTACTGGATCTTGATTCTTTTCAATCTCCTTTTTACATCGGTGCCACCCATCATTTACGGTGTCTTGGACAAAGATGTATCTGCAGAGATACTCATGGAACTCCCACAGCTTTACACAATGAGCCAGAAATCTGTG GCTTACTTGCCTTCAGCTTTCTGGATAACCTTGCTGGATGCTTTTTACCAAAGTCTCGTTTGCTTTTTTGTGCCTTACTTT ACTTACTGTGGCTCAGACAtagacattttttcttttggaaaccCCATAAACACAGCAGCACTCTTCATTATGCTGTTACACCTTCTCATTGAGTGCAAATCTGTG ACATGGATACATGCAGTAGTTATCGTTGGCAGCATCCTATTTTACTTTGTGTTCACTCTGGCTGTTGGAGCAACCTACAAAACCCACAACCCACAATCAGACTTTTACTGGATCATGGAAAAGCACATGACAGACCCAGTATTTTACTTAGTTTGCCTCCTGACTACTTGCATTGCTCTGCTACCCAG GTATTTGATAAGAGTTCTCCAAGGAACACTGTTTCCATCTCCGGTGTTGAGAGCCAAGTGCCTTGTCAGACTGTCCCCCAaggagcagaggaaagaaattaagaGATGGAAAGATGAGTGCAATGTGAATTATAGGGTGGAGCTCCAGCCTACTTCTGTGCCATCCAGCTCAGCTGAAGGTGCTGTATCAGAGGAAGAAAGAACTGACAGTGTTTTGCCAGCATCTAAAACACCTTTTCAGACCTGTTCAAGAGATAGGTTATTAAAGAACACCTCCTTCTTACCAGACATTCAGGATGAGTCTGGGAGTACAAGTGGCTTGAACTCTGAAGAGACTGAATTTACCAAAGGGAAATAA